The Candidatus Rubidus massiliensis DNA segment TAAGGAAGACAATGTACCAAATGAAGCTTGCCCAACCTAAGATCTGACATTTAAGTCAGTCTTTTGTCCTTAAAGGAGGTGATCCAGCCCCACCTTCCGGTAGGGCTACCTTGTTACGACTTCATCCCAGTCATCAGCCTCACCTTAGACGTTTCTCTCCTTACGGTTAAGTAAACGGCTTCGGGTAAAACCAACTCCCATGATGTGACGGGCGGTGTGTACAAGACCCGGGAACGTATTCACGGCGTTGTTGCTGACACGCCATTACTAGCAATTCCATCTTCATGTAGTCGAGTTGCAGACTACAATCTGAACTGGGATCGACTTTACGGATTTGCTCTACCTTGCGGATTAGCAGCCTTCTGTATCGACCATTGTAGCACGTGTGTAGCCCCAGACATAAGGGCCATGCGGACTTGACGTCATCCTCACCTTCCTCCTGGTTAACCCAGGCAGTCTCATTAGAGTTCCCATCCGAAATGTTGGCAACTAATGATAAGGGTTGCGCTCGTTGCTGGACTTAACCAAACACCTCACGGCACGAGCTGACGACAGCCATGCAGCACCTGTGCAAAGGCTCCGAAGAGAGGCATCATCTCTGATGCTGTCCTTTGCATGTCAAGCCTGGGTAAGGTTCTTCGCGTTGCATCGAATTAAACCACATGCTCCACTGCTTGTGCGGGTCCCCGTCAATTCTTTTGAGTTTCACCCTTGCGAGCGTACTCCCCAGGCGGTATACTTATCGCGTTAGCTACGGCACAGTCGGGGTTGAGTCCAACTACACCAAGTATACATCGTTTACGGCAAGGACTACCAGGGTATCTAATCCTGTTTGCTCCCCTTGCTTTCGCGCCTCAGCGTCAGGTATAAGCTAGAAAACCGCCTTCGCCACTGGTGTTCTTCCACATATCTACGCATTTCACCGCTACTTGTGGAATTCCATTTTCTCCGCCTACCCTCTAGACAAGAAGTTTCCTATGCAGCTCCGAGGTTGAGCCCCGGAATTTCACATACGACTTTCTTGACCGCCTACGCGCCCTTTACGCCCAATAAATCCGATTAATGCTTGCACCCTCCGTATTACCGCAGCTGCTGGCACGGAGTTAGCCGGTGCTTCTTTACCTGATACCCTCAAACTCTCTGATTGTTAGTCAAATTGTCTTGTTCCCAGGCGAAAGTACTTTACGACCCTAAGGCCTTCATCATACACACGGCGTCGCATCGTCAGGCTTTCGCCCATTGCGAATGATTCTCGACTGCAGCCTCCCGTAGGAGTCTGGGCAGTTCTCAGTCCCAGTGTTGGCGGTCAATCTCTCAATCCGCCTAGACGTCTTAGCCTTGGTGCGCCATTACCACACCAACTAGCTGATATCCCATAGGCCTCTCTTTAACCGCGAGGTCTTACGATCCCCCACTTTTATAAAAGGTGATGCCACTTTTCACTTCATTTGGTATTAGCGATCGTTTCCAATCGTTATTCCAAAGTTAAAGGCAAGTTACCTATGTATTACTAACCCTTCCGCCACTAAGCATTGCTGCTTCGTTCGACTTGCATGCCTCATCCACGCCGTCAGCATTCAATCTGAACCAAGATCAAATTCTCAATATAAAAAATTATTGAAAACTTGGTGATTTATATACTAATCTACGATTTATTACTCTTTGAACGAGTTATTATCGCACAAGCTTCATTTGCTTGTACATTGTCTATCTTACTCTGTCAAAACATCTTCGATACTCTTCGGTATCTTATTTCTTACGTCTACTCAATTTTCATTTTTCGTTCGCAAGAAGTTATTAACATACATGAACCGTTGCATTTAACGCAACAGCATTTTTTGCAATTTTTACAAAGCTGGTCTACAATATATTGTAGAGGCTATTTTTTTTAGATAATATTTTCGTGAACATGGACAATTTTTCTCATTTTTTGCCATTATTTAGCATTATTTGAGAAAATTGAGTGAATTGATTACTTTTGCTACTTTTTGCAAATGATTAGGTTTCTTAAAACTCTTAAGTTAAGAAACTTTCATTCACTATTCAAAATATAATTATACCAAATTCTGATTTTTTCAAAATATTTATTTTCAATTTGAAGATAAAAAGTTACGCTTTTAACTTTCTACTATCATTTAAGGATAAAGTCATGTCAGGAAAAGAGGCCTCTTCTATCCCAACAAAGTCTAAAGTTTTTTGTATTCTACAGCTCTGTATTAGCTTTACGATTATAAGTTTTTGGCTAATCTATCCCTTTTTAGGCCTGCAATTTTCTTTAAAAAGCGCATCAATTCCTTACGAATTTGTTTTTGGAAAAATGACTTCACCTTCCTCTTCTAGTGATATAGAGAAAAAACTGGAGTTAAATCGCAATTTGTTTAATCAAATACCTGAATTTGTACAAAATAGTCTGATTGAAAAATATCGTCACATTCAACAGTTCTTAAAGCTATCTTTTCGAGATAGAATTAATTTAAGTTTATATATGTTTTTTTATGGGATTTATTTTTTTGATAGAATTTGGTTGATAGCTTCTATTTTTATCTCGATTTCTCTCTTAAAAGGCAAAGTTAGTTCCAGAGGTACTTTGCTAATTATCCCTTTTTTAAGCCTCTTTTGTATTGGAAGTAGCCTAATTACCCCTAAAGAGCAAAAACAAGATCCATTTCCATCTGAAACTGCTTTGCTCACAAACTATGTCTTACCTAATGACACACTTGCATATAAAGATTTATTAGAAAAAGCGTGGAAAAACTATTTAATTCTTGATTGGTTAAAAGAAAAGCCTTCTCCAAACGACGAAATCTATTTAGAGCAAGCAAGCAAGGGTGAATTTTTATTTACTGTAAACTACCTTGAAAAAACTCCTAATTGGTCCTTGCAAACTCATCTTCATCCAAAACCAGCCCCCTTACTATTTGAAATCTTAAACTGTCTATGGTCGTTTCTGTTTTGTATTATTTGCTATAAAGAGTTAAAAATCTAAAATATTGCATATAATTCTACTACATGGAAATAATACGCCCTTTATTTATGCAGTTTTTTTGTTCTTAATACTTTTTAGCAGTTTATTTTACAGGCTTTCATGGAGCAACTTTTTCAATATGTATGTCAACATGCCGAATATGCTCATTTAATATTTTTTGGTTTACTTCTTTTGGCGGGTTTAAATGTTCCGATAAGTGAAGATATTATTTTATTATCTGGCGGCGCCATTGCCAGCCTTTGCATTCCAGATAAAATCCTTTTTTTATATTTATGGATTTATTTTGGGGTAATCATTTCAGGTTGGGAAGCTTATTGGCTCGGTCGAATTTTAGGGCCAAAACTCTATGATATCTCTTGGTTAAATAAATTTGTTACTCCTGAGCGAATTGGTCTACTTCATAGTTATTACGAACGGTTCGGAATTTTTACCTTTATTATTGGCCGGTTTATACCAGGAGGCGTTAGAAACGCTTTAATACTTTCATGTGGTTTAGGAAAGATGCCCTTTTGGAAATTTGCCTTAAGAGATGCATTGGCCGCATTCATTTCGACAAGCTTAATTTATACATTAGGATTTAAATTTGCAGAGAATTACGAATTGATTGTTAATTACTTTAAAAGATATAACATAATTATAATTGGGTTGGTTATTTTTATAGGGAGTATTGTATATTATTCCATTAGAAACAAAAAATAAAATCACAAGAAACATTAAAGAGATAGCCTATATGGCATTAACCTTACCCAATCTTTTATCTTTTTTAAGAATTCCCTTAGCTTTTTTCTTTTTGCAAGAAAATATAGCCATTCGTTTTGGGGCTATTATTGTTGCCATGATTTCGGATGGTTTGGATGGATTTCTAGCGAGAAGGTATAATGTTACTTCCCGCTTTGGAACTTTATTAGATCCGATTGCTGATAAATTTTTTGTAGCCTTCGCGCTTACCACCTTAGTATTAGAGCAAAGGATGACAGGAATGCAAGCGGCCTTATTTTTGTGTCGCGATATGTCTGTATTATTATTTGGAATCTTTTTAATAGCTAAAAATGAATTATATAATTATCAATTTAAAGCAATCATTTGTGGAAAAATAACAACCTTTTTACAATTTGTTTTTTTAGTTTGTTTAAGTTTACAAATTCCAATTCCTACGTTTGGCTACATCTCATTTATTGTTTTAGGACTTTTGGCTTTAGTTGAACTTTTCTTTTCAGTAAAACGTTCTAAAATTTCTTAAAGACTATAATTTCAACTTGAAGTTATTGTAAATATTGCTCTGTGATTTCTTAAGATCTAAAGTAGAAGTTTTGTCCCAAATCCATTTTAAAAAACTCGATCAATCCAAAATGCAATTTTATATTAAAGTCTTATCTTAAGTCTAATCACAAAATAAGTTATCCCATACTAAAAAATGTCTT contains these protein-coding regions:
- a CDS encoding SNARE associated Golgi protein yields the protein MEQLFQYVCQHAEYAHLIFFGLLLLAGLNVPISEDIILLSGGAIASLCIPDKILFLYLWIYFGVIISGWEAYWLGRILGPKLYDISWLNKFVTPERIGLLHSYYERFGIFTFIIGRFIPGGVRNALILSCGLGKMPFWKFALRDALAAFISTSLIYTLGFKFAENYELIVNYFKRYNIIIIGLVIFIGSIVYYSIRNKK
- the pgsA_1 gene encoding CDP-diacylglycerol--glycerol-3-phosphate 3-phosphatidyltransferase, whose product is MALTLPNLLSFLRIPLAFFFLQENIAIRFGAIIVAMISDGLDGFLARRYNVTSRFGTLLDPIADKFFVAFALTTLVLEQRMTGMQAALFLCRDMSVLLFGIFLIAKNELYNYQFKAIICGKITTFLQFVFLVCLSLQIPIPTFGYISFIVLGLLALVELFFSVKRSKIS